The following is a genomic window from Hydrogenobacter sp..
ATAGGACCTTAGCTTTATCCGTATCAACTCCTCCATTTTTCACCTCTCAATCAAGAATCTGAGTAACAACTCCAGCTCCCACAGTCCTTCCTCCTTCCCTTATAGCAAACCTGAGACCTTCCTCCATCGCTACAGGCTGTATGAGTTCTACCTCAAGCTCCACATTATCCCCT
Proteins encoded in this region:
- the tuf gene encoding elongation factor Tu (EF-Tu; promotes GTP-dependent binding of aminoacyl-tRNA to the A-site of ribosomes during protein biosynthesis; when the tRNA anticodon matches the mRNA codon, GTP hydrolysis results; the inactive EF-Tu-GDP leaves the ribosome and release of GDP is promoted by elongation factor Ts; many prokaryotes have two copies of the gene encoding EF-Tu), which translates into the protein GDNVELEVELIQPVAMEEGLRFAIREGGRTVGAGVVTQILD